Proteins from a single region of Streptomyces glaucescens:
- a CDS encoding methyltransferase domain-containing protein, producing the protein MTLTDANLLDHRQAGVAERSAALAALFDPTTFRHLERFGVGPGWRCWEVGAGGTTVVSWLAKKVGPTGKVVVTGLDPAWAAVPARPPVQIRLHDVSAEEPPGEDFDLVHARLALAEVPDCVRALRSMAKALRPGGRLLVEDVDLTLQPLVCPDEHGPEHQLANRLRQGLRQLLAGHGADLAFGRCLPRLLRAAGLRRVEADAYFPVTSPACAALEATTTRQIRDELISAGLATAQEIDRHLVNIASGTMDLAAPPMISAWGRAM; encoded by the coding sequence ATGACGCTCACCGATGCGAATCTCCTGGACCACCGGCAGGCCGGGGTGGCGGAACGGTCGGCCGCCCTCGCCGCCCTTTTCGACCCCACGACGTTCCGGCACCTGGAACGGTTCGGCGTCGGCCCGGGCTGGCGTTGCTGGGAGGTCGGCGCGGGCGGCACCACCGTCGTCTCCTGGCTGGCCAAGAAGGTCGGCCCGACCGGCAAGGTCGTCGTGACCGGCCTCGACCCCGCCTGGGCCGCGGTGCCCGCCCGTCCCCCGGTGCAGATCCGCCTCCACGACGTGAGCGCCGAGGAGCCGCCGGGGGAGGACTTCGACCTCGTCCACGCCCGGCTGGCGCTCGCCGAGGTGCCCGACTGCGTCCGTGCGCTGCGCTCGATGGCGAAGGCGCTGCGCCCCGGCGGACGACTGCTGGTGGAGGACGTCGACCTCACCCTGCAGCCGCTGGTCTGCCCCGACGAACACGGCCCCGAGCACCAGCTCGCGAACCGGCTCCGCCAGGGGCTGCGCCAGCTCCTCGCCGGACACGGCGCGGACCTCGCGTTCGGACGCTGCCTCCCGCGGCTGCTCCGCGCGGCCGGACTGCGCCGGGTCGAGGCGGACGCGTACTTCCCCGTCACCTCGCCGGCCTGCGCCGCGCTGGAGGCCACGACGACCCGTCAGATCCGCGACGAGCTGATCTCCGCGGGCCTCGCCACCGCCCAGGAGATCGACCGTCACCTCGTGAACATCGCCTCCGGCACCATGGACCTGGCCGCGCCGCCGATGATCTCGGCGTGGGGGCGCGCGATGTGA
- a CDS encoding magnesium and cobalt transport protein CorA: MSMAGNLRKVTSLGRAGGLRRVARLARRRRRVDLSHPARSPLGSSVVNCVAYEGGARVPLGGDLADAVERARKSGRGFVWLGLHEPTVQEFAGIAELFDLHPLAVEDAVEAHQRPKVERYGETLFAVFKTVCYVDHEELTATSEVVDTGEIMVFVGEDFAITVRHGRHGSLGPLREDLESRPEQLVKGPSAVLHAIADNVVDDYLGVIEAVQADIEQVETDVFAEDGARADPGRIYQLKRELLELKRAVVPLGRPLLDLAARPMRVVDPEIQAYFRDVSDHQLRAAEQIAAFDELLNSILQAHLAQVTVAQNEDMRKITAWAAIVAVPTMVCGMYGMNFDHMPELHWRYGYGMVIGVISLACLVLYRGFRRNGWL, encoded by the coding sequence ATGTCCATGGCAGGGAATCTGCGGAAGGTGACGAGTCTCGGCAGGGCCGGCGGCCTCCGCAGGGTGGCCCGGCTGGCCCGGCGGCGCCGGCGCGTCGACCTCAGCCACCCGGCCCGCTCGCCGCTGGGTTCCTCGGTCGTGAACTGCGTGGCGTACGAGGGGGGCGCCCGGGTCCCCCTCGGCGGCGACCTGGCCGACGCGGTGGAGCGGGCCCGCAAGAGCGGCCGAGGTTTCGTCTGGCTGGGCCTGCACGAGCCGACGGTCCAGGAGTTCGCGGGGATCGCCGAGCTGTTCGACCTGCATCCGCTCGCGGTCGAGGACGCCGTCGAGGCACATCAGCGTCCGAAGGTGGAGCGGTACGGCGAGACGCTGTTCGCGGTGTTCAAGACGGTCTGCTACGTCGACCACGAGGAGCTCACGGCCACCAGCGAGGTGGTGGACACCGGGGAGATCATGGTGTTCGTCGGTGAGGACTTCGCGATCACCGTGCGCCACGGCCGGCACGGCTCGCTCGGCCCCCTGCGCGAGGACCTGGAGTCGCGCCCGGAGCAGCTCGTCAAAGGGCCTTCGGCGGTGCTGCACGCCATCGCGGACAACGTCGTCGACGACTACCTGGGCGTCATCGAGGCGGTCCAGGCGGACATCGAGCAGGTGGAGACGGACGTCTTCGCGGAGGACGGCGCCCGGGCCGATCCGGGCCGCATCTACCAGCTCAAGCGGGAGCTGCTGGAGCTGAAGCGGGCCGTGGTTCCGCTCGGCCGGCCGCTGCTGGATCTCGCGGCCCGGCCGATGCGGGTGGTGGACCCGGAGATACAGGCGTACTTCCGCGACGTCTCCGACCACCAGCTGCGCGCGGCGGAGCAGATCGCGGCCTTCGACGAACTGCTCAACTCGATCCTCCAGGCCCACCTCGCCCAGGTCACGGTCGCGCAGAACGAGGACATGCGGAAGATCACCGCGTGGGCGGCGATCGTCGCCGTGCCGACGATGGTCTGCGGGATGTACGGCATGAACTTCGACCACATGCCGGAGCTGCACTGGCGGTACGGCTACGGCATGGTCATCGGCGTCATATCGTTGGCGTGCCTGGTGCTGTACCGCGGTTTCCGGCGCAACGGCTGGCTCTGA
- a CDS encoding CBS domain-containing protein, translating into MTTAGDIMHRGAQWIPAHETLDRAAQLMRELGVGALPISDENERLCGILTDRDIVVGCVAMGHDPSRVTAGEMAQGTPRWIEADADIGEVLREMEDHQIRRLPVIENKRLVGMISEADLVRNLSEDQIAEWAERVYARG; encoded by the coding sequence ATGACCACTGCCGGAGACATCATGCACCGCGGTGCCCAGTGGATCCCCGCCCACGAGACCCTGGACCGCGCCGCCCAGCTGATGCGCGAACTGGGCGTGGGCGCCCTGCCCATCAGCGACGAGAACGAGCGGCTCTGCGGCATCCTCACCGACCGCGACATCGTGGTGGGCTGCGTGGCGATGGGCCACGACCCGTCCAGGGTCACCGCGGGCGAGATGGCCCAGGGCACGCCGCGCTGGATCGAGGCGGACGCCGACATCGGCGAGGTGCTCCGGGAGATGGAGGACCACCAGATCCGCCGCCTCCCCGTCATCGAGAACAAGCGCCTCGTCGGCATGATCAGTGAGGCCGATCTGGTCCGGAACCTGTCGGAGGACCAGATCGCCGAGTGGGCCGAGCGGGTCTACGCGAGGGGCTGA